A window of Macrotis lagotis isolate mMagLag1 chromosome X, bilby.v1.9.chrom.fasta, whole genome shotgun sequence contains these coding sequences:
- the LOC141496981 gene encoding zymogen granule membrane protein 16-like translates to MMLMWIFFLFTLLATVTAEEDDQQRGSSFSGEYGNGGGTSFTLSGEHRRGKITGFRIQEQCGGIIHGIQFQYGNVWSELHGLKSGLRHEVLLTKGENIIQVLGKHYSYYIQQLIFITNHGRIFTFGQPAGYSFNASPLYRGAFLSYISGHHNHYGLTGIGFHWDEPRLTKA, encoded by the exons ATGATGCTGATGTGGATATTCTTCCTTTTCACCCTCCTGGCTACTGTCACTGCTGAGGAGGATG ATCAACAGCGAGGGTCCTCATTTTCTGGAGAATATGGAAATGGAGGAGGAACCAGTTTTACACTCTCTGGGGAGCACAGAAGGGGCAAGATAACTGGATTTCGAATCCAAGAACAATGTGGTGGGATCATCCATGG CATCCAGTTCCAGTATGGCAATGTCTGGAGTGAACTCCATGGTCTTAAGTCAGGATTGCGTCACGAGGTTCTTCTGACAAAGGGTGAGAACATCATTCAAGTCCTGGGTAAACACTACTCATATTACATCCAGCAACTGATATTCATCACCAACCATGGGCGCATCTTCACATTTGGACAGCCAGCAGGCTACTCCTTCAACGCTTCTCCCCTCTACCGGGGAGCCTTCCTGAGCTACATCAGTGGGCACCACAATCACTATGGCCTCACTGGCATCGGCTTTCACTGGGATGAGCCCAGACTAACCAAGGCCTGA